Proteins encoded in a region of the Balaenoptera musculus isolate JJ_BM4_2016_0621 chromosome 5, mBalMus1.pri.v3, whole genome shotgun sequence genome:
- the SYNPO2 gene encoding synaptopodin-2 isoform X1 yields the protein MGTGDFICISMTGGAPWGFRLQGGKEEQQPLKVAKIRSQSKASGSGLCEGDEVVSINGNPCADLTYPEVIKLMESITDSLQMLVKRPSSGISETLDSETENKNHEHLIHEGYVESTTLQIRPATKSQYREFYIAQVKSGAPLAEDQASGAGFSGSIKEETCLAPHTSDSKSGCLAEEVILREKAEAGQPGTVVELQLTLSQERHKRTSAPVVALLGAEKSKSPDPDPNLQHDGIVHINSVPTNEKGEPSLRSSKIIQISSGQELRVIQGSEAGDTGLPRVEVIFDCSDRQKTEESRLQAGKGCVDSPVEGGQLEAPPSLVSFAVSSEGTEQGEDPRSERDHSRPHKHRARHARLRRSESLSEKQVKEAKSKCKSIALLLTDAPNPNSKGVLMFKKRRRRARKYTLVSYGTGELDREAEEEEEEGDKEDTCEVAFLGASESEVEEELLSDTDDNTQVVNFDWDSGLVDIEKKLNRGDKMEMLPDTTGKGALMFAKRRERMDQITAQKEEERVSGMPSREPDAAQTDGLRTMTSYQRKEEESMRVQSSVSKSYIEVSHGLGHVPQQNGFTGVSETAEAQRMIPMNRTAKPFPGSVNQPATPFSPTRNMTSPIADFPAPPPYSAVTPPPETFSRAVSSPTAGPPQPPPWPQPGPWSQPAFYDSSERIASRDERIAVPAKRTGILQEAKRRSTTKPMFTFKEPKVSPNPELLSLLQNSEGKKGTGAGGDSGPEEDYLSLGAEACNFMQSPTAKQKTPPPVAPKPSVKSSSSQPVTPVSPVWLPGVAPAQPPAFPTSNPSHGTVVSSIKIAQPSYPPARPASALNLAGPFKGPQASVASLNYTPKPAAPTPTVNAAHTGAMGPSNELPGMSGKGAQLFAKRQSRMKKYVVDSDTVQAHAARAQSPTPSLPAGWKYSSNVRAPPPVAYNPIHSPSYPLAAVKSQPSAPQASKTSKKKGKKPLNALDVMKHQPYQLNASLFTFQPPDAKDGLPAKSSVKVSSLPAMKQAIPPQPVNAGSPANVQASSVYSVPAYSSQPSFFAEATSPVSASPVPVAIPTSPKQESASTSYFVAPRPKFSAKKSGVTVQVWKPSVAEE from the exons ATCCGAAGCCAGAGCAAAGCCTCCGGGTCTGGGCTCTGTGAGGGGGATGAAGTGGTTTCTATCAATGGCAACCCTTGTGCAGACCTCACCTACCCAGAAGTCATCAAGCTCATGGAGAGCATAACAGACTCTCTCCAAATGCTCGTCAAAAG ACCATCCAGTGGAATAAGTGAGACTTTGGACtctgaaactgaaaacaaaaaccatgagCATCTCATCCATGAAGGGTACGTGGAAAGTACCACCCTACAGATTCGACCAGCCACGAAGAGCCAGTACAGAGAGTTCTACATCGCCCAGGTCAAGAGTGGAGCTCCCCTAGCTGAGGACCAAGCAAGTGGTGCTGGTTTTTCTGGGAgcataaaagaagaaacatgccTGGCTCCTCACACGTCTGACTCTAAAAGTGGATGCTTAGCAGAGGAGGTTATCTTAAGGGAGAAGGCAGAAGCGGGGCAGCCAGGCACAGTGGTTGAGCTACAACTGACCCTTTCACAAGAGAGACACAAGCGCACTAGTGCCCCTGTAGTGGCTCTCCTGGGAGCTGAAAAATCTAAGTCTCCTGACCCAGATCCTAATCTACAGCATGACGGGATCGTCCACATAAATTCTGTCCCCACTAATGAGAAAGGGGAGCCTTCTCTGAGGTCCAGCAAGATAATCCAGATCTCCAGTGGCCAAGAGTTGAGAGTGATACAGGGAAGTGAAGCAGGAGACACCGGGCTGCCCCGAGTGGAAGTGATCTTCGACTGCTCTGATAGGCAGAAGACCGAAGAGAGCAGGCTTCAGGCAGGAAAGGGGTGTGTGGATTCTCCAGTGGAAGGAGGGCAGTTAGAAGCACCTCCTTCTCTGGTATCCTTTGCAGTCTCATCAGAAGGCACAGAGCAGGGAGAAGATCCACGCTCAGAAAGGGATCACAGCAGACCTCACAAGCACAGAGCACGCCACGCAC GGCTCAGGAGGAGTGAAAGCCTATCAGAAAAGCAGGTGAAAGAAGCAAAATCTAAATGCAAAAGCATTGCCCTCCTTCTGACAGATGCCCCCAACCCCAACTCCAAGGGGGTGTTGATGTTTAAGAAGCGTCGTCGGAGGGCCAGGAAATACACCCTAGTCAGTTACGGGACTGGTGAACTTGATcgagaggcagaggaggaggaggaagaaggcgACAAAGAGGATACATGTGAAGTAGCATTTCTGGGTGCGAGCGAATCCGAGGTGGAGGAAGAGTTGTTGTCTGACACTGACGACAACACACAAGTTGTGAACTTTGACTGGGATTCTGGACTAGTGGACATTGAAAAGAAACTGAACAGAGGGGACAAGATGGAGATGTTGCCAGACACCACAGGCAAGGGGGCCCTCATGTTTGctaagaggagggagagaatggaTCAGATCACAGCccaaaaagaggaggagagggtgagTGGAATGCCAAGCAGAGAACCAGATGCTGCCCAGACGGATGGCCTGAGAACCATGACATCTtaccaaaggaaggaagaagaatcgATGAGAGTGCAGAGCTCTGTGAGCAAAAGCTACATCGAGGTGAGCCATGGCCTTGGCCATGTGCCCCAACAGAATGGCTTCACTGGGGTGTCCGAGacagcagaggctcagaggatgATCCCTATGAATAGAACGGCCAAACCTTTCCCGGGGTCCGTGAACCAGCCAGCAACCCCCTTCTCTCCAACGCGAAACATGACCAGTCCCATCGCTGACTTTCCTGCGCCTCCACCTTATTCTGCAGTCACACCCCCACCTGAAACCTTCTCCAGAGCAGTGTCAAGTCCGACAGCTGGCCCACCACAGCCCCCTCCGTGGCCCCAGCCTGGCCCATGGTCCCAGCCAGCCTTTTACGATTCATCTGAACGAATAGCTTCCCGGGATGAAAGGATCGCGGTGCCAGCAAAAAGAACGGGAATATTGCAGGAGGCCAAAAGGAGAAGCACGACAAAACCCATGTTCACTTTTAAAGAGCCCAAAGTAAGCCCAAATCCTGAACTCTTGTCACTTCTTCAAAATTCGGAAGGCAAAAAGGGCACTGGAGCAGGAGGAGATTCCGGACCAGAAGAAGACTACCTCAGTTTAGGAGCAGAGGCTTGTAATTTCATGCAAAGCCCCACTGCAAAACAAAAGACCCCACCTCCTGTCGCTCCAAAGCCTTCTGTCAAGTCCTCATCCTCCCAACCAGTAACTCCAGTTTCTCCAGTCTGGTTGCCAGGAGTGGCTCCAGCCCAACCTCCTGCCTTCCCCACATCCAACCCATCACACGGCACCGTTGTTTCCTCCATCAAAATAGCGCAGCCTTCTTACCCTCCTGCCCGGCCTGCTAGTGCTCTGAACCTGGCTGGTCCCTTCAAAGGACCACAGGCATCGGTAGCCAGTCTGAACTACACTCCCAAACCAGCGGCTCCCACACCAACGGTAAACGCTGCTCATACTGGTGCAATGGGACCATCCAATGAGCTTCCAGGAATGAGTGGGAAAGGAGCCCAGCTCTTTGCTAAAAGGCAGTCGAGGATGAAAAAGTACGTGGTGGATTCAGACACCGTGCAGGCCCATGCTGCCCGTGCTCAGtctcccactccatctctcccgGCCGGCTGGAAGTACTCCTCCAATGTCCGAGCACCCCCTCCTGTGGCCTACAATCCTATCCACTCCCCCTCCTACCCACTGGCTGCCGTCAAGTCCCAGCCATCAGCCCCACAGGCCTCCAAAACAAGCAAGAAAAAGGGCAAGAAACCCCTTAATGCTTTGGATGTCATGAAGCACCAACCTTATCAGCTAAATGCATCCTTGTTTACTTTCCAACCTCCAGATGCAAAGGATGGCCTCCCTGCAAAGTCATCAGTCAAGGTCAGTTCACTGCCAGCCATGAAGCAAGCTATTCCTCCTCAGCCAGTGAATGCTGGCTCGCCCGCTAATGTGCAGGCCTCGTCTGTGTACTCAGTGCCAGCCTATAGCTCTCAGCCTTCCTTCTTTGCCGAGGCCACCTCACCAGTAAGCGCCTCCCCAGTGCCCGTGGCCATTCCCACCTCTCCAAAGCAAGAATCAGCCTCGACATCTTACTTTGTGGCACCAAGGCCGAAGTTCTCAGCAAAGAAAAGTGGTGTCACAGTTCAGGTGTGGAAACCATCTGTTGCAGAAGAGTAA